From the Rhodospirillales bacterium genome, one window contains:
- a CDS encoding SDR family NAD(P)-dependent oxidoreductase, with product MASSDSGVAVVIGAGGGLGAGLARRFASAGMVVAVASRNPHNAEEVAAHVESTMHGNAYGYPCDATDEVSIHDLLNRVSGELGEPDLVVYNASGFLMKSILDIEVDEMVAQWNVTCLGGFIVGREAARRMTERGSGTIIFTGATACYKGSALFAGFAVGKFGLRGLAQSMARELGPKGVHVALVNIDGEINGPAHIHEIPGKGIDALLDSDATAETYLSIHRQHHTAWTHEVDLRPAIERW from the coding sequence ATGGCGAGTTCTGACAGTGGTGTTGCGGTTGTGATCGGTGCGGGCGGCGGGCTCGGCGCAGGACTCGCCCGCCGGTTCGCGTCCGCGGGCATGGTGGTCGCCGTGGCGTCACGCAATCCACACAACGCCGAGGAAGTCGCCGCGCATGTCGAGAGCACCATGCATGGTAACGCCTATGGCTATCCCTGCGATGCCACCGACGAGGTCTCGATCCATGACCTGTTGAACAGGGTTTCAGGCGAACTCGGCGAACCCGATCTTGTCGTCTACAACGCCAGTGGTTTCCTCATGAAGTCGATCCTCGACATCGAGGTCGATGAGATGGTCGCGCAGTGGAACGTGACCTGCCTCGGCGGCTTCATCGTTGGCCGCGAGGCCGCCCGCCGCATGACAGAGCGCGGCAGCGGCACCATCATCTTCACCGGTGCCACCGCCTGTTACAAGGGTTCTGCCCTGTTTGCAGGATTCGCCGTGGGCAAGTTCGGCCTGCGCGGCCTTGCACAATCGATGGCGCGCGAACTCGGCCCCAAGGGCGTCCATGTCGCACTGGTCAACATCGACGGCGAGATCAACGGGCCGGCCCACATCCACGAAATCCCGGGGAAGGGCATTGATGCCCTGCTCGATTCTGACGCGACCGCGGAGACCTACCTCTCGATCCACCGGCAGCACCACACCGCTTGGACCCACGAGGTCGACCTGCGTCCCGCCATTGAGCGCTGGTAG
- a CDS encoding DUF1244 domain-containing protein, with product MDDATRTEIEAAVFRRLRDHFQRKPEIQNIDLMNLADFCRNCLSKWYRAEAGQRGVEMDYDNARELIYGMSYGDYKSQYQEKATPEKMAIFEEGEKRRAAEADARGEEH from the coding sequence ATGGATGACGCCACTCGTACGGAGATTGAGGCTGCGGTGTTCCGCCGCCTGCGGGATCACTTCCAGCGCAAGCCCGAGATCCAGAACATCGACCTGATGAACCTGGCCGACTTCTGCCGCAACTGCTTGTCGAAATGGTACCGCGCCGAGGCCGGGCAGCGCGGTGTCGAGATGGACTACGACAACGCGCGCGAGCTGATCTATGGCATGTCCTACGGCGACTACAAATCGCAGTACCAAGAGAAGGCCACGCCCGAGAAGATGGCAATCTTTGAAGAAGGCGAGAAGCGCCGCGCCGCCGAAGCTGATGCCCGCGGCGAGGAGCACTAG
- a CDS encoding N-formylglutamate amidohydrolase — MSDMRREDDPLLGPDDPPPYEIVNPRGTLPVVLLCDHASNAVPEALDNLGLAASELERHIAWDIGAAEITRRMAAHFDAPAVLSGYSRLVIDCNRQLDDEQSIVTVSDGTEIPANIDMSPAEGADRTEACFWPYHEAAAAVIEGVEARGVVPPVVMIHSFTPVMGCRLRPWHIGILWERDGRIALPLMDHLRARGDLCVGDNEPYTASSPHGYTMPVHAARHGRANVQIEIRQDLIGNEAGIAAWTDIMIEGFTSIFAGEDIYRREI; from the coding sequence ATCTCTGACATGCGGCGCGAGGACGATCCTTTGCTGGGCCCCGACGACCCGCCTCCTTACGAGATCGTCAATCCCAGGGGCACGCTGCCGGTCGTCCTGCTGTGCGATCACGCGAGCAATGCCGTGCCCGAGGCGCTTGACAACCTAGGCCTTGCGGCCAGCGAGCTCGAACGTCACATCGCTTGGGACATAGGTGCGGCCGAAATCACACGCCGCATGGCGGCTCACTTCGATGCGCCGGCTGTGCTCTCCGGTTACTCGCGCCTGGTGATCGACTGCAACCGGCAACTCGATGACGAACAGTCGATCGTCACGGTGAGCGACGGCACAGAGATTCCCGCCAACATCGATATGTCGCCCGCCGAGGGGGCCGACCGCACGGAGGCGTGCTTCTGGCCTTATCACGAAGCTGCCGCGGCCGTGATCGAGGGCGTTGAAGCGCGGGGTGTCGTGCCCCCCGTTGTCATGATTCACTCGTTCACGCCCGTGATGGGGTGTCGCTTGCGGCCCTGGCATATCGGGATCCTGTGGGAGCGGGACGGCCGTATTGCGCTGCCGCTGATGGATCACTTGCGGGCCCGCGGCGATCTCTGCGTCGGCGACAACGAGCCCTACACCGCATCGTCACCCCACGGCTACACCATGCCTGTGCATGCCGCCCGTCACGGCCGCGCGAACGTGCAGATCGAGATCAGGCAGGACCTTATCGGCAACGAGGCCGGAATCGCGGCTTGGACGGATATCATGATCGAAGGCTTCACGAGCATCTTCGCCGGTGAGGACATTTACCGACGGGAGATTTGA
- a CDS encoding glycerate kinase, which translates to MDFDPRSFLISLFEEAINAARADACLHDRLPLPPKGKTVVVGAGKAAAAMASYVEKGWAGALSGLVVTPYDHGIPTERIEVVEAAHPIPDAAGSQAAQRILNEVQGLTADDMVLCLISGGGSSLLALPAPDVTLADKQAVNKALLRSGATIHEMNCVRKHLSAIKGGRLAVAAAPARVVTLAISDVPGDDLSVIASGPTVADPTTSADARRIVERCGFEVPDAVRMWLESADSETVKPGDPRLAGAEAQIVMTARHALAAAAERVREAGMNPLILGDTIEGEARDVANVHAAITRKIADHGGPASPPAVILSGGETTVTLRSKGGSGGRNQEFLLALAVALDGHPNIHALACDTDGIDGFSKAAGAVMAPDTLRRAREAGLSPADMLARQDSGGFFSTLRDCVVTGPTRTNVNDFRAIVITHPGTGSDAWKWG; encoded by the coding sequence ATGGATTTTGACCCTCGCAGCTTTCTGATCAGTCTGTTCGAGGAAGCAATCAACGCCGCGCGTGCAGATGCCTGTCTTCACGACCGGCTGCCGTTGCCGCCCAAGGGCAAGACGGTGGTCGTCGGTGCCGGAAAGGCCGCCGCCGCCATGGCTTCCTATGTCGAGAAGGGCTGGGCAGGTGCTTTGTCCGGCCTTGTGGTCACGCCCTACGACCACGGCATCCCGACCGAACGGATCGAGGTGGTCGAAGCGGCGCACCCCATCCCCGACGCAGCGGGAAGCCAGGCAGCGCAACGAATTCTCAATGAGGTTCAAGGACTTACGGCAGACGATATGGTGCTGTGCCTGATCTCAGGCGGGGGATCATCGCTGCTCGCTCTGCCCGCACCGGACGTGACGCTGGCCGACAAGCAGGCGGTCAACAAGGCGCTCCTGCGCTCCGGTGCGACGATTCACGAGATGAACTGCGTCCGGAAACACCTCTCGGCCATCAAGGGCGGACGTCTTGCCGTGGCGGCAGCACCCGCGCGGGTCGTGACGCTGGCCATCTCCGACGTGCCCGGCGACGACCTCTCGGTGATCGCCTCGGGGCCGACGGTGGCCGATCCGACGACCAGCGCCGATGCCAGGCGTATCGTGGAGCGGTGCGGCTTCGAGGTCCCCGACGCAGTCCGAATGTGGCTTGAATCAGCCGACAGTGAAACCGTCAAACCGGGCGACCCGCGCCTTGCCGGTGCCGAAGCACAGATCGTCATGACAGCACGCCATGCGCTCGCGGCAGCCGCGGAGCGTGTCCGGGAGGCGGGGATGAACCCTCTCATCCTTGGCGACACGATCGAAGGCGAGGCCCGCGACGTGGCGAATGTTCACGCTGCGATCACCCGCAAGATCGCCGACCACGGCGGCCCCGCCAGCCCGCCGGCGGTGATCCTTTCGGGCGGCGAGACCACAGTCACCCTGCGCAGCAAGGGCGGCAGCGGCGGACGCAACCAGGAGTTCCTGCTTGCACTCGCCGTCGCGCTCGACGGCCACCCGAACATACACGCACTGGCGTGCGACACCGACGGCATCGACGGCTTCAGCAAAGCCGCCGGCGCCGTCATGGCTCCCGACACCTTGCGGCGAGCTCGTGAGGCCGGGCTGAGCCCCGCCGATATGCTGGCCCGCCAGGACAGCGGCGGGTTTTTCTCCACCCTGCGCGATTGCGTCGTCACCGGCCCGACACGCACGAATGTTAATGACTTCCGTGCTATCGTGATCACGCATCCGGGCACAGGATCCGATGCATGGAAGTGGGGATGA
- the pyk gene encoding pyruvate kinase, whose amino-acid sequence MHRNRQAKIVTTLGPGTSSHDMISSLFHAGADVFRLNMSHGSQGDHRERYGILRDLEVTSGRPIGIIADLQGPKLRIGTFADDGVDLERGQSFRLDLDPTPGDNNRAGMPHPEIFAAIQAGNRICLDDARVVLHVDRCGEDFAETTVEAGDRLSNNKGLNLPGVQLPIAALTEKDREDLAFALELGCDWIALSFVQRPSDIVEAHELVEGRAAVMAKLEKPSAIDCLSNIIELADGVMVARGDLGVEMKPEEVPGIQKRIIRACRQAGKPVVVATQMLESMIASPTPTRAEASDVATAVYDGADALMLSGETAVGEYPSETVAMMDRIMTTVEHDPLYDPLATTSEATSADAISTAARQVAQTVNAKAIVAYSVSGATTLRASRVRPAVPILGLTPKIESARRLAVAWGVHSVHTDDAQDFGDMVQRACTLSKQEGFAGSGDRIIITAGVPFGTPGATNALRIAWVD is encoded by the coding sequence ATGCACCGCAACCGTCAAGCCAAGATTGTCACGACGCTCGGTCCCGGGACCTCGTCGCACGATATGATCTCGTCGCTCTTCCATGCTGGCGCCGATGTCTTCCGTCTCAACATGAGCCACGGCAGTCAGGGCGATCATCGCGAACGCTACGGCATCCTGCGTGACCTTGAGGTGACGTCCGGACGCCCGATCGGAATCATCGCGGATCTTCAGGGCCCGAAGTTGCGAATCGGCACCTTCGCCGACGACGGTGTCGATCTTGAACGCGGCCAATCGTTCCGGCTCGACCTGGATCCGACACCCGGAGACAACAATCGCGCGGGCATGCCGCATCCCGAGATTTTTGCGGCGATCCAGGCCGGCAACCGCATCTGCCTGGATGACGCCCGCGTCGTGCTCCATGTCGACCGTTGCGGTGAGGATTTCGCCGAGACTACCGTAGAGGCGGGCGACCGGCTGTCGAACAACAAGGGCCTCAATCTGCCCGGCGTGCAGCTCCCGATCGCGGCGCTGACGGAGAAGGATCGCGAAGATCTCGCGTTCGCGCTCGAACTGGGCTGCGACTGGATTGCGCTCTCGTTTGTGCAGCGCCCATCGGACATCGTCGAAGCGCACGAACTGGTCGAGGGCCGCGCCGCCGTGATGGCAAAGCTCGAAAAGCCTTCGGCGATCGACTGTCTGAGCAACATCATCGAACTCGCCGACGGCGTGATGGTGGCGCGCGGCGACCTGGGCGTGGAGATGAAGCCCGAAGAGGTGCCCGGCATCCAGAAGCGGATCATCCGCGCCTGCCGCCAGGCCGGCAAACCAGTGGTGGTCGCGACCCAGATGCTGGAATCGATGATCGCCTCGCCCACCCCGACCCGCGCGGAAGCCTCTGACGTGGCGACGGCGGTCTACGACGGTGCGGACGCGCTGATGCTCTCAGGCGAAACGGCGGTTGGCGAGTACCCATCCGAGACTGTGGCGATGATGGACCGTATCATGACGACGGTGGAGCACGACCCGCTTTACGATCCGCTCGCCACCACGTCCGAAGCAACCAGCGCCGACGCTATATCGACCGCGGCGCGCCAGGTCGCCCAGACCGTGAACGCCAAGGCCATCGTGGCCTATTCGGTCTCGGGCGCAACCACCCTTCGGGCCTCGCGCGTCAGGCCTGCCGTCCCGATCCTCGGTCTCACGCCCAAGATCGAATCGGCCCGCCGTCTTGCGGTGGCCTGGGGCGTGCACTCTGTTCACACCGACGATGCCCAGGACTTCGGCGACATGGTTCAGCGCGCCTGTACGCTTTCGAAGCAGGAAGGTTTCGCGGGATCCGGTGACCGCATCATCATCACCGCGGGCGTCCCGTTCGGCACGCCGGGCGCGACCAACGCACTCAGAATCGCCTGGGTCGACTAG
- a CDS encoding tetratricopeptide repeat protein: MPKRMMLAAMGLFTALTMSVSPALAAQDDPRLDGLFAQLHATSDPAQSQLLQSYIWAIWVEAYDEELNALMTGGTRAMQVGDLQLAIGYFSQLIDVAPDFAEAWNKRATVYYMIGRYDESIADCMKALELEPRHFGALSGLGLIYSARDEPEQALYWFREALAQNPHMEQIVQRVEELSRELEGEPV; the protein is encoded by the coding sequence ATGCCGAAACGGATGATGCTGGCCGCGATGGGCCTCTTCACGGCGCTGACGATGTCGGTGTCCCCCGCGCTTGCCGCCCAGGACGATCCGCGCCTCGACGGGCTGTTTGCGCAACTGCATGCCACGTCGGATCCGGCGCAATCGCAGCTGCTGCAGAGCTATATCTGGGCAATCTGGGTCGAGGCTTACGACGAGGAGCTCAACGCGCTGATGACGGGCGGCACGCGGGCCATGCAGGTCGGCGACCTGCAACTTGCCATCGGCTATTTCAGCCAGCTGATCGACGTCGCGCCTGACTTCGCCGAGGCGTGGAACAAGCGCGCCACGGTCTACTACATGATCGGGCGCTACGATGAATCGATCGCTGACTGCATGAAGGCGCTGGAGCTTGAGCCGCGCCACTTCGGTGCGCTGTCGGGGCTGGGCCTGATCTACAGCGCCCGCGATGAGCCTGAACAGGCGCTCTACTGGTTCCGCGAGGCCTTGGCGCAGAACCCGCATATGGAGCAGATCGTACAACGTGTCGAAGAGCTCAGTCGCGAGCTCGAAGGTGAACCCGTCTAG
- a CDS encoding bleomycin resistance family protein — protein MEPDGWIFLRRGRCSLMLGQCPDAIPPGDLGDHQYFAHLVLDDVNALHVENHGHGPQDRAAGRQAVGMSEMPVQTPDGHRVMFSQDLD, from the coding sequence ATGGAGCCGGACGGATGGATCTTTCTCCGCCGGGGCCGTTGTTCCCTGATGCTGGGGCAGTGCCCGGATGCGATTCCGCCGGGGGATCTGGGCGACCATCAGTACTTCGCCCATCTCGTGCTCGACGACGTCAACGCCCTGCATGTGGAAAATCACGGCCACGGGCCTCAAGATCGCGCCGCCGGTCGACAAGCCGTGGGCATGTCTGAGATGCCGGTGCAAACGCCCGACGGTCATCGGGTCATGTTTAGTCAGGATCTCGATTAG
- the glcF gene encoding glycolate oxidase subunit GlcF, producing the protein METRFDLVRLADPQIKEAERILKTCVHCGFCLATCPTYLLTGDERDSPRGRIYMIKDMLEQDRPADDTTVRHVDRCLSCLSCMTICPSGVTYMHLVDHARAHIHETRTRPVDETLVRKVITWTVPYPRLFRLSLIGALLAKPFRSLLPGRFRRLTAMAPDRLATPSWADRPGIHKAAGERRMRLMLLNGCVQQVLTPETNAATIRLLTRLGCEVVVSRGGGCCGSLVLHMGERDKALAAARANLAAWWDAGPFDAVIANASGCGTQIKEYGFLLKDDPAWAALAAEVSAKARDVSEVLDELIEEGAAPSDAPSVAYHAACSLQHGQKITDLPADILRRAGFDVRTVPEGHICCGSAGTYNMLQPELADRLLERKCANIAATGANVVAAGNVGCIVQISGGTNVPVIHPVELLDWATGGPKPAALDERETA; encoded by the coding sequence ATGGAGACACGCTTCGATCTTGTCCGGCTGGCCGATCCGCAGATTAAGGAGGCCGAGCGCATCCTGAAGACCTGTGTGCACTGTGGCTTCTGCCTTGCGACCTGCCCGACCTATCTGCTGACTGGCGACGAGCGTGACAGCCCGCGCGGCCGGATCTACATGATCAAGGACATGCTGGAGCAGGATCGTCCGGCGGACGATACGACGGTGCGACATGTCGACCGCTGCCTGTCGTGCCTCTCGTGCATGACGATCTGTCCGTCGGGTGTGACCTACATGCATCTGGTCGACCACGCCCGTGCGCACATCCACGAGACACGAACCCGGCCTGTGGACGAGACCCTCGTCCGCAAGGTGATCACCTGGACCGTGCCGTATCCGCGTCTGTTTCGCCTATCGCTGATCGGTGCGCTGCTCGCAAAGCCGTTTCGATCTCTGCTGCCTGGTCGGTTCCGACGGTTGACGGCGATGGCGCCTGATCGTCTCGCAACGCCGTCCTGGGCCGATCGCCCGGGCATTCACAAGGCGGCGGGCGAGCGGCGCATGCGGTTGATGCTCCTGAACGGCTGCGTCCAGCAGGTGCTGACACCGGAGACCAACGCCGCCACGATCCGTTTGCTGACCCGTCTGGGGTGCGAGGTCGTCGTTTCCCGGGGAGGGGGGTGCTGCGGTTCGCTGGTCCTCCACATGGGTGAACGTGACAAGGCGCTGGCGGCCGCTCGCGCCAACCTGGCGGCCTGGTGGGATGCCGGTCCCTTCGACGCTGTCATCGCCAATGCCTCGGGCTGCGGCACCCAGATCAAGGAGTATGGTTTCCTTCTGAAGGACGACCCCGCATGGGCGGCGCTGGCCGCCGAGGTCTCCGCCAAGGCGCGGGACGTCTCGGAGGTGCTCGACGAGCTGATCGAGGAGGGCGCCGCACCGAGCGATGCGCCGTCTGTCGCCTACCATGCCGCCTGTTCGCTCCAGCACGGCCAGAAGATCACGGACCTGCCCGCCGACATCCTGCGACGGGCGGGCTTCGACGTGCGCACAGTGCCGGAAGGCCACATCTGCTGCGGTTCGGCGGGCACCTACAACATGCTCCAGCCCGAGCTGGCGGACCGCCTTCTGGAGCGCAAGTGCGCCAACATCGCCGCAACCGGCGCCAATGTCGTCGCAGCTGGCAACGTCGGGTGCATCGTGCAGATTTCAGGCGGCACAAACGTGCCTGTCATCCATCCGGTAGAGCTTCTGGATTGGGCCACCGGTGGCCCGAAACCGGCGGCACTTGATGAACGCGAGACTGCCTGA
- the glcE gene encoding glycolate oxidase subunit GlcE yields the protein MRPATAGEVRGLLAWAAAEEVPLDIVGAGTKRAFGHAVSAAHRVDLTALSGIVDYEPAELVLTAHAATPIAEIEAMLRQSDQIMAFEPPDLGPLFGEAPEKVTLGGILAGNLSGPRRVLAGACRDHVLGVEVATGRGELVKAGGRVVKNVTGYDLTKLMCGSWGTLGVVTAVSVKVLPAAEKTRTVLVAGLTPEAANEAMTIALSRPHEVSAATFVPSEIAARSSVSYVAEAGRAITAIRVEGPPVSVSARNEALHALLGPLGDIEELHGHNSVRFWQEVRDVAPLIGNGDAIWRLHVPPASGGAVLGNLVGSGVEGYLDWGGGLLWCSAPATAEASKMIRTAAGTAGGHATMVRASDALKASVPVFHPQPESRAALTVRIKQGFDPSGILNPGRMG from the coding sequence ATCCGACCGGCTACCGCCGGCGAGGTGCGCGGCCTGCTGGCGTGGGCTGCAGCGGAAGAGGTGCCGCTAGACATCGTCGGGGCAGGTACGAAACGTGCTTTCGGCCATGCTGTGAGCGCCGCTCATCGCGTCGATCTCACGGCTCTTTCGGGCATCGTCGACTACGAGCCCGCCGAACTGGTTCTGACCGCGCATGCCGCAACCCCGATCGCCGAGATCGAGGCAATGCTGCGCCAGTCCGACCAGATCATGGCCTTTGAACCACCCGACCTCGGCCCGCTGTTCGGCGAGGCGCCGGAGAAGGTGACCCTCGGCGGCATTCTTGCCGGTAATCTCTCTGGTCCTCGCCGGGTTCTGGCCGGTGCATGCCGCGACCATGTGCTGGGTGTCGAGGTGGCGACGGGCCGGGGTGAGCTGGTCAAGGCGGGCGGTCGCGTGGTCAAGAACGTCACGGGCTACGACCTCACCAAACTGATGTGCGGATCATGGGGCACGCTCGGCGTGGTGACCGCAGTGTCGGTGAAGGTGCTTCCGGCGGCAGAAAAGACGAGAACGGTCCTTGTCGCAGGTCTGACGCCCGAGGCCGCAAATGAGGCGATGACCATAGCGCTCTCGAGGCCGCATGAGGTCTCTGCCGCCACGTTCGTGCCGTCCGAGATCGCCGCACGATCGTCGGTCAGCTACGTCGCGGAGGCCGGCCGTGCGATCACGGCAATTCGTGTCGAAGGACCACCCGTTTCCGTTTCTGCACGCAACGAGGCGCTCCATGCGCTGCTCGGGCCCCTCGGCGATATTGAGGAACTGCATGGCCACAACTCCGTTCGCTTCTGGCAGGAGGTGCGTGATGTCGCGCCGTTGATCGGGAACGGCGACGCGATCTGGCGTCTGCACGTTCCGCCGGCTTCGGGTGGCGCCGTTCTCGGCAATCTCGTCGGTAGCGGGGTCGAAGGTTATCTCGACTGGGGTGGCGGGCTGCTCTGGTGTTCCGCGCCGGCGACCGCGGAGGCGTCCAAGATGATCAGGACGGCGGCCGGGACAGCCGGAGGCCATGCCACGATGGTGCGGGCGTCGGATGCTCTGAAGGCATCGGTCCCGGTGTTCCATCCGCAGCCTGAGAGTCGCGCGGCGCTGACCGTGCGTATCAAGCAGGGTTTCGATCCGTCGGGAATCCTCAATCCCGGACGAATGGGCTGA
- a CDS encoding FAD-binding protein: protein MTIAMPKPDQGVLDARDDFLSHLATLVASDNLIADNVGLKAYECDALSAYRTLPLAVVLPETTEEVARVMRLCREREVKVVPRGSGTGLSGGALPLEDGVLLGLGKFNRILEIDYANRCAVVQPGVTNLAISQAVSASGFYYAPDPSSQIACSIGGNVAENSGGVHCLKYGVTTNNILGLEIVLMSGEVVRIGGKHMDPDGYDLLGILTGSEGLLGVITEVTVRLLPKPSSVGALLLGFADLAAAGDCVARIISDGIIPAGLEMMDKAAVHATEDYCKAGYPLDVEALLICELDGPEAEVEELSGRVEAIARDCQATTFRRATSEEERHRFWLGRKSAFPAVGKISPDYYCIDGTIPRGRLSEVLTRMGALSDKHGLGVVNVFHAGDGNLHPLIMYDAACDGDLEKTEALAADILTLCVEVGGVLSGEHGIGVEKRDLMGAMFTDDDLKQQQRVKCAFDPDGLLNPGKVFPVLHRCAELGHMHVHKGELPFPDMPRF from the coding sequence ATGACCATCGCCATGCCCAAGCCGGACCAGGGTGTCTTGGATGCGCGCGATGATTTCCTGTCCCACTTGGCGACGTTGGTCGCTTCCGACAATCTGATTGCCGACAACGTGGGCCTAAAGGCCTACGAGTGCGACGCGCTTTCGGCCTATCGCACGTTGCCGCTGGCTGTGGTGTTGCCTGAGACGACCGAGGAGGTCGCCCGGGTCATGCGGCTATGCCGCGAGCGCGAGGTCAAGGTGGTGCCACGCGGCTCTGGCACCGGTCTTTCCGGTGGCGCTCTGCCTCTGGAGGACGGCGTCCTGTTGGGGCTGGGAAAGTTCAACCGCATCCTTGAGATCGACTACGCCAACCGCTGCGCCGTGGTGCAGCCCGGCGTCACGAATCTCGCGATCTCCCAAGCCGTGTCGGCGTCCGGGTTCTACTACGCGCCCGATCCTTCGAGCCAGATCGCCTGCTCGATCGGCGGGAATGTGGCGGAGAATTCCGGCGGCGTGCACTGCCTGAAGTATGGCGTTACGACGAACAACATCCTGGGCCTCGAGATCGTTCTGATGTCGGGTGAGGTGGTCCGCATCGGCGGCAAGCACATGGACCCCGACGGCTATGATCTCCTCGGCATTCTGACCGGGTCCGAAGGTCTGCTGGGCGTCATCACCGAGGTCACGGTGCGTCTGCTGCCGAAGCCAAGTTCCGTCGGCGCCCTGTTGCTTGGATTTGCCGACCTTGCCGCGGCTGGCGACTGCGTCGCGCGTATCATATCCGATGGCATCATTCCCGCCGGTCTTGAGATGATGGACAAGGCTGCGGTTCACGCCACTGAAGATTACTGCAAGGCCGGTTACCCACTCGACGTCGAAGCACTGCTGATCTGCGAACTCGACGGTCCCGAGGCCGAGGTCGAGGAGCTGTCGGGCCGGGTCGAGGCAATCGCGCGCGACTGCCAGGCCACCACGTTTCGACGGGCGACCAGCGAGGAGGAGCGACACCGCTTCTGGCTCGGCCGCAAGTCAGCGTTTCCGGCGGTCGGCAAGATCTCGCCCGACTACTATTGCATCGACGGAACGATCCCCCGTGGCCGCCTCTCCGAGGTGCTGACCCGCATGGGCGCGCTATCCGACAAGCACGGTCTGGGTGTCGTGAACGTGTTCCACGCCGGCGACGGCAACCTGCATCCGCTCATCATGTACGACGCTGCATGCGACGGTGACCTTGAGAAGACCGAGGCACTGGCCGCCGACATCCTGACGCTCTGCGTCGAGGTCGGCGGTGTCTTGAGCGGTGAGCACGGCATCGGGGTCGAAAAGCGCGACCTGATGGGTGCGATGTTCACCGACGACGATCTGAAACAGCAGCAGCGGGTCAAATGCGCCTTCGATCCCGACGGCCTGCTCAATCCGGGCAAGGTCTTCCCGGTGTTGCATCGCTGCGCCGAGTTGGGCCACATGCACGTTCATAAGGGTGAACTGCCGTTCCCCGATATGCCCCGGTTCTGA
- the rpmJ gene encoding 50S ribosomal protein L36: protein MKIVNSLRSMKKRHMKCRTVRRKGRIYVINKENPRFKARQG from the coding sequence ATGAAGATTGTGAATTCGCTGCGCTCGATGAAGAAGCGCCACATGAAGTGCCGTACGGTGCGCCGCAAGGGCCGCATCTACGTGATCAACAAGGAAAACCCGCGCTTCAAGGCACGCCAGGGTTAA
- a CDS encoding GreA/GreB family elongation factor produces MSRAFVREPDGMDVVDELPELPQEPIPNYVTPEGMAALEAWAESLKKERYELKDHDESIVDASKLAHVLRDLRYVEGRIDHAVVVDMAEQPQDEVAFGACIVAKDENGETHAWRIVGENQSDLDAALVSWVSPLARALHGAQVGDVVTWRRPAGDLELEVKKISYP; encoded by the coding sequence ATGAGCCGCGCCTTTGTGCGGGAGCCCGACGGCATGGACGTCGTCGACGAGCTTCCGGAACTGCCCCAGGAGCCGATCCCGAACTACGTCACACCCGAAGGCATGGCAGCGCTGGAGGCGTGGGCCGAGTCATTGAAGAAGGAGCGCTACGAACTCAAGGATCACGACGAGAGCATCGTCGATGCGAGCAAGCTGGCGCATGTCCTGCGCGATTTGCGCTACGTCGAGGGCCGCATCGACCATGCCGTGGTTGTCGACATGGCCGAACAGCCGCAGGATGAGGTGGCGTTCGGTGCGTGTATCGTCGCAAAGGACGAAAACGGCGAGACTCACGCCTGGCGCATTGTTGGCGAGAACCAGTCCGACCTGGATGCCGCGCTCGTCAGCTGGGTCAGCCCGCTCGCCCGTGCGCTGCACGGCGCACAGGTCGGCGATGTTGTCACCTGGCGACGTCCGGCGGGCGATCTGGAGCTTGAGGTCAAGAAGATCAGCTACCCCTGA